The following nucleotide sequence is from Chelonia mydas isolate rCheMyd1 chromosome 5, rCheMyd1.pri.v2, whole genome shotgun sequence.
AATAGGTTAGTCAACTGCCCTAACCTTCAGGCTGTTTGTGAAGTTAAGATAGTTGTACTGCACTGACAACTGGAAGGCTAAAAATGTATTCTTTATACCACATGATAGTTAAGAATCTAGCAGGGATGTTTGCTATTGCCTTAGTGTCAGGCATAGGACACTtcaggttttttctttttataagatgTTAACTTTGGACTCCATTGGGCTTCCTGGAGCCCATGCAGAATCTAATCTGTCTTGGCAACAGGGGCTGTTGCCTAATTTTAAGGTGCATTAGCTGCTGTAGCACTTAATACATTCAGTATTCATTTATCTGTGTGATAGCCAGTAGAGCTAATATAATAAGCCCCCACTTGGATGATGTGAGCATGCTGTGTGAACCTTTTAGTTGCCAGGTGAAAGGCATCAGGCAGTCTGTTTACACCTTATTCATTTTTAGGGGCTCTGACCCCCCTGTTGTCTCCATAGAGTTTGCTGTTTCTATGTGCACCTGCAGATGGGGAGCTCTGATGTTATTCAAGGTACTTACTACTACAAGCTCTCCATCTTAGGCTATATTCAATATCTTTGAGTTGAGCACTGTTTTGTCTATCTGGACCTCACTTATCTCTTCCACAACACAAGAGATTGTCTTAGGCACTCAGCTCACAGGAGGTAAAGGCATGTGACCACTAAGTTCCTGCAAAATTTCCTAGATATGGATACATACTTGTCCTAGTGAATATGAAGAGCTGTTTGAGTTAAAATAAGGAGTTGTCCTCAAATTGGTATGGTGGGTGTGGTCTGAGGGAAGGAGGTGGTGTCTAAAACAGATAGGAAAAGGTTCAGATTAAATTACAAAACTGGCAGATGTCAGTCTTTCCCAAATTAATCTGGAATGCATAGCTGATCAGTCAGGTTATTTATGCACAAAAACAAAGTCATAAATATTGCCACTCCATGTAGTCAGTTTCTTGTCAAGATAAGAACCATTTTCTTTATCAATAAGATTATAACACTAGTTGAATATTTGACAATTTAATGGGTGATCTTTCTTTGCATGACAATACAGTATTAGAACAGCTCTAAACTATTTCATCAGATTACTCCTGGGCTATATGTTGCTGTGACTGACAAGCATGTTAGCTACAgaataaaatctacattttaagaGGATCTGGTACAAATCTATTTAAATAACTGTTTAGCAGATAGTATTTAAAAGACTGCAGTTGACTTCTGCTCTCTGCATGGACCTTAGTTCACATCAGGCTGTCAAGCAGCTCAGTTAAGGTtacctgtgttttttaaaaaaggtcagaTCCTCAGTATAAAGCCATATAGTGGCACTGACAGTTTACCTGGCTGGCTTTTTTCAAAATGCCCATGAAATTGGTAGAGTAGTGCGTTCTTATAAGCCTCAGAATCACATGTATCAATGAGGACTGATTAAAGCAGTGATAAAGTGGATTAATTGCATAACTGCAGGAGCAACAATTTGTTGTAGCATTGTATTTAAGGAAGCCAGTTGGAGACTTGTCTAATTTGAACATAACTTTTAATGGGCTAAAGTATCTAGTGAATTATGGCTGAGCATTTGGTGACAAGATAGACAAGCTATTTATTGGTATGAACCACATGCCCTTTACACTTTTACTACCGCTTTTCCAAGGTTTTCTCCCTTTAACATTCCCATGAAAGCTGCTGGCATTTTTTCAAATCCTTCAGTAACATGTTCTTCACACTTAATTTTCCCCTGTGCAAAGAGAAACAATTTTTACTCAACTTCTACTGTGCAGGTGGTCTAAACTGTAGCTAGATCCCTTCAACTCATATAATTCCTAGCAGCTGATGTGAACTGTGGtagctctgttgaaatcaaaGGAACTGTACCTATTTACATCAGCTAAAGAGCTCACCTTTTGAGAGTAAACAGTAATGTCTGTAGTGAAGTTTTtggtgtctctttttttttttttagtgacctCTCACCATTAAATACTGCTCAGTAAAGGTGATTTGAACATGGTTGCTGCTTTTGGTGGCCCATCTACCATTGTTCCTCTGACTGATGCCAAATTCCCTGTGGATCAGTTACTTCTGCAGAGACTAACTGCAATAGGTTTAACAGAACTAAGTCTTCAGGTGCAGAGCATTAAACTCCAGAAACAagatttctcctcctcccctagtaagtgcagtattgccaaccccaagtgttcaaaagcTGTAATAGGCCCCACAACAACTTTGTGGTTCTTTGATGCTTAGTGTTGTCTTTAGGGctaattttcaagcttttctctgcaaccaaactgaggtggtggggggaaaaaaaaattcacaaaagttGGCCATGCTGTTAGTGGAGGGGAAAGGAATAGTGCAAGTACTTCAAATATTTGCCAGGCGGCAAAAAAGGCAAAGTTGAAAAGTAGTTGGACTAGTTTTGAAATGGGTCTTGTTAAGAGACTTGCATTTATGTTTAGGGATATCTTTGGCCCCCTTCTCACTCATCAGCTGACTGACCTTACAGTAGAGATGAGCTGAGTTTGGTACCTTGCCCCTTCATTTTTGGCCAAGCATAGTTTTGGCTGCTGCATGTGCTCTTCCTCTTTTCTGTATTGTGTTCAGCATGGTTTGACTCTGACTCTCCCCCTGCACACAACCCCTGGTTGAGGGACATGTTGGGTATGGAAGAGCAGTGTATGACAGCAGACTTGGCTCTTGTTAGTGTAGTCTTTTGTAAAGAAGGAAATAGTATGAGTTTACATACTGTAGTCTGAGAAACTGTCCATCTCTTACCTCAACAACCCATCTTAACAGTATCTTCAGGGCCTCCGCACGCTTGTGATTCCACCGAAAGACAAGAAATCCTTCCATGTAAAGCTCATTGGAGATCATTGGAATCTGAACATAAGGTCCTGTTGGAAATGGTAATAGACAAAAGAGCAGTAATATTACTTGGTTTAAAACCAAACCAATGTGCAGTAAGGAGAAGCTGAGATGCTGGTAAAGCCAAGCTAGTCAGTGTGTCATCAGCCCAAGGCTGCACTTCTTGaccagattgggccctgcacaAAATGGTGATACTGGTGGTGCAGACCACCTCTCCCCATAGGCCAGAGGTTAGAGCACTGACCAAGGAACCTGGAATGTCAGGCGTTTAATATTTATTCTCTCCttacccctctgccccagctcccattgatttcaattgagtTGACAGTACTTAATATCAATGCAAATCCCACCATAAAAGTAAAACCATCTAAAGCCCTAGGGAAAGAACTTTTCCATCTAGATGGCTGAACTGTGTAATCAGCTTTGCTACAGAAATAGCATGCATCAGGCTGTTTTACCACTGctgtttaatttaaaacattaaataccACCCTAAAGATGATAAAGTTGGAATTCTTGAAACAACCCAGCTCATTCTCTACTGCCCTCTAGTGGTGTGCAAGAGTGATTGTTGTAAAGTCTCATTTAAATCACATATACCAACTATCACTAGGTCTGTTAGTGAGTTCTCTGGTTGTACTCTGTAAGGGATTCCTTTCTTGCTGCTATTTTAGATGAGAGGTCCAGTCACTGCTTTTGCTGAAAATTAGTAACTTGCACTTCTTGGACAGTTTATTTCTATGGTGGTTGCCAATCACTACTCTCTTCCCCATTCTTGTTAAACCAATGTTCATTTCCCCCACATCTTGGTAGATGGACAATAGGACAATGAGATTTAACTATCTGGAACTATTTAATGTTAAATATCAAAGATCAGTTATTATTGAAGTGAGGAGTTCTCCCATTTGAGGGATATCTCCATCCCCTGCCATATTCATTCCTATTTACTCAGATGCAGCTTTGACTACAATGAACCTTGTTGTTTCTATGAAGCTTTACCATTCCATGGTGGGAAAGGACCATGAACTaaagagtttgttttgttttaattctgggcaaatacatttttttttttttgaggcacaGAATACAAGATTGATTAACTTTGTCCTAAAAATACAGCATTGGGGATGAATTTGCttgacaaaatatatattttaattttgagGGTTTGTTTCACATTGAAGCAACATAAAAACCATTAAAAGAATTCAAAGAGGAAAGTTTATTTTTTCCACCATAAAAACTGACCAAAAGCTTCATACCTTTCTGGGGCACTGTGTCATTGTATCCAGAGATGGCTCCACACACAGCAATCCGCCCAAATTTCTTCATTTGATTCAGAACAATACTTGAAAACTCTCCACCCACCTAAAGTAGTCAGAACATAGATAAAGTGACAGATAAAACCCATATTGATCATTGGGGACTGAACTTGTAAACATTTAAGCCTGTAAATAACTtctcatgtgagttatcccattgAGCAGTGCAGATCTAATGGGGGGGTTAGTTGCTAGAGTCAGTTACTCAAAAGCTTAAGTGCTTGTAAGAGCAGGCCCTTATTTGGAAGTGTTTGACTCAGAAGCACTGCTCTGCACCCATCTCTGCTATATGTTATGTCACAGTTCCATAATATCAAGACTGAGGGTCAGGGTCATCTTGGCATGCAGTTTCCTATTtagatagcattttaaaaatacataagagGACATAGTGCCTGCCCTGAAATGTTCATCTAAATTAGATGAAGGACCAGGAAGAGATTGAATTTGAGAGCAGCAAGATGAACACTTTGGATCTAATTTAATATCAACCTGGAAAGGTGAGTGAGGTTAAACAGATAGAGGCATGGTATGAGAAAGGAGGTGGATGGTTAGCAGGTAAAGTCTAACTAGAAGCAGAGTTTTAAGGAAGGGCGTGGGGGGGAAGCAGCTGATCTAGGGTGAATGTGAAAAGGGGAATGGACAAGAAGGCGGCTTTGATGGAGGTATAAGGAGCTGGCAGAGTGCAGGTACAAAGGGGCTCAGAAGACTAAGTGCTAAGAGGTAAACTGGGCAGGATCTTGAAAGTAGCACCAAAATACCAAGCAAGAATTTCTGCTTACAGTATTTATATTTACAGTATATCCCATTAGGACTCCAGCACTGGAATGATCAGATCTTCCAAATGGCCTGCCTGGTGCAGGAGTGCTAATTATTTAAACAACGGTAGTAAGCTACTGTTCCACAGCTTTCTCATAGGAGTCTATGCAAGAAGTATTTTGTAACATCCTCTCCTCAGCTTGACGAAGCTTCACTGGCAACATGCTTTTTCCATTTGCTTGGCAAAATATTGaatatttttctgtgtgtttctAAATGGAGATGTTTTCATTTGTGCACCAGCTGTGCTAATGTCAGCCCGCTTCTGGGAAAAGGCTGTAAATCCTGCTCCATAGCCAAGCTATTTCCAGAGGTCATGCCCTGAGCATTTTCGGAGAGTATTAACACTGCGTTTCTTTCATCCTTACCACCCTCCCCACATATGGTCTCAGCTGTTGACTTTCATTCAAACAATATGTCCATAGGGCGGCTACTTTCCAAATGCTCACCCAATATCTGCAGGGCACCGGAGACACTGACTGGGATTTAAAGGTATGGTGTGAGATCATGTCAGATGGGAGCCTAGGCTTTACCTTAACCAGTTTGGATCTACTAAAGAACAACTTGCCTTGACTAGAGCTTTTGAAAGTTATTACATTGAGCGAAATCAGTCTAGCTCATGCAGTCTAACAACACACCTAATTGAGGCAAAGGCTGAACAGCTAGAATCTGCTAGAACTGAAACATGGTTGATGTAGTCATGGTACTGATGGCTATTTTCCCAACCTGCCACCCAAGATGTGTGTCCAGGGCTCTGTCACACCTAGGTGGACAGGTCCTCCACTGCTGAAAGTCAGTGGAGTGCCACCGAATGAAATGCATCAACACCAATTTACCATCTAGCTCAGGGTGACTTTAAGTGTCTTCCATGATGAAGCCACACCTTATTATGAATAAGGGCATATGCTTGTCAAGAAAACCTATGAagataaaaggtttttttttttaaatctgtaattATTGACATTTGGGGACTTTTCCATGTTGCTGGAAGGGAGGGGTAGGGGACGCATTGTGATGGTAACCATTTTCCCTGAAAACGTTGAGGGCTGCCAAATCGGCGCAGGAAGGACCATTAAGTGAGCAAGAACTCTTATCATCAGGGCCAATGGTTTGCCAGGGATTTCTTGACTGCTTTGAtctttctggggaaaaaagtcaGAGCCGCTCGCTGGCTTAAGGATCGCTGTGTTGTGCTGCTTTTCCCACTGCCTTTGCAGAGGCTGAAGGGAGAAAGCTGTGGTGGTGAAGAGAGTCATGCTGTCCTTCCTGAGCCAGCGGGCAGGTGAAGGAGTTGTTTTAAACTATTAGTTATGCTTTTAGTTTTATACCATTTCTATAGTAAAACTAGGGGCATTTTGATTATGAGCCAGCATTgtctattttgcttttttaaattcatCGTAGCTTGTCCTATTAGTATTTTATATGCTAATGCTACATATTAGATCATTGTGCTAGGTACCGTACAGACCTAGAGAgactgtctctgcccccaaaaccttacaatctaaacagcCAAAGAGCAGAATAAAAAGTGccgttatccccattgtatagatggagaactgaggcacaaagagatcaAGTAATCTGCCCATTGTGACACCTAGATCTAGGTTTAGATCTACCAAGTCACAGTCAAGTGGCTTAAATACATGACCATCCTTCCACTCTCCGAACCCCTCAGACCTGCCACTGACATGCCACCTTAGATTAATTTTACATATAACCAAAGTACAACTTTCTTCTCCCTATCCCCCAAACAGCGAAAGCAAGAACAATTGTGCAGATCAACTCCCTGTTTCAGCGTTATTCCTCCTTTCCAATGCTCCTGAACTGGAACTTCAGAATTTCATGAAAACACAGGCCAGCAGTTTTTGCTAGCAAATAGGAATTTGAAAGGGAAAACTGAAACAGAGCGTGAGCCCTGATATTCTCTAATGGGGCTATTTCTCACAGCATGAGGCCACGACATTCCAAGTGCACATGCACGTCAGAAAGATGTGGACTTTTGCAACAAGCTGCACTCTTGCCAATCCTAGTTTGAACTCACGTTATCAAAGTAGCAGTCGTAGCCATCGGGTGAGGCCTTTCTCAGTGCTTCTTCCAAGGATCCTACAGTCTTATAGTTAAAGGCTTCATCAAAGCCAATCTGTTTCAGATAAGCAACCTTTTTATCTGAGCCGGCACAGCCAACCACTTTGCAACCCtggaggaa
It contains:
- the PTGR1 gene encoding prostaglandin reductase 1 isoform X1, producing the protein MVRAKSWTLRKHFEGFPKTSDFELKEVELPKLKDGDVLFEAVFLSVDPYMRPYSGRIMKEGDIMIGSQVARVVESKNPTYPVGTYVVANSGWTTHFISDGQDLQLFPPWPEKIPRSLALGTIGMPGLTAYFGLFEICKIRAGDTVLVTAAAGAVGSVVGQIAKIGGCKVVGCAGSDKKVAYLKQIGFDEAFNYKTVGSLEEALRKASPDGYDCYFDNVGGEFSSIVLNQMKKFGRIAVCGAISGYNDTVPQKGPYVQIPMISNELYMEGFLVFRWNHKRAEALKILLRWVVEGKIKCEEHVTEGFEKMPAAFMGMLKGENLGKAVVKV